The Streptococcus mitis region CACTATCCCCACTACGATAGATATGGCGTTCCACCCTGATTTCTTGGCCTGCATCCTTGATAAATCCGTCATGATTATCCAGAGTCACAACTACAGAAGCATAATTGAGCGGTTTGCGACTCTCTGTTCCAGCAAAGATGACATCCGGCATCTTGCCCCCACGGAGACTCTTAACACTTGACTCTCCCAAGGCCCAACGAAGACTTTCTGTAATATTTGACTTTCCAGATCCATTGGGTCCAACGACTGCCGTCACACCTTGGTCAAAGACGACCTTGGTCTTGTCAGCAAAAGACTTGAATCCCTGAATTTCGATTTCCTTTAAATACATGAATCCAGCCCTTTCTCAACGGCATTTTTGGCAGCTTCCTGCTCTGCTAATTTCTTAGAACGACCTTGACCTTGACCGATACTCTTACCTTCAACTAGAACTTCTACATCAAAGACCTTATCATGGGCAGGACCCGTTTCAGAAATCACCTGATAACGAATAGACACATCGCCATTGACCTGAAGTAACTCTTGGAGATGGGTTTTGTAGTCTGTAATCATCTCAAATTCGCCTGCTTCAACCTTAGGAATCATGACTTGATAGATAAATTCCTTAACCTTGGCCACATCCTTGTCCAAAAGGAGGGCACCAAGAAAGGCTTCAAAGGCATCCCCAAGAATAGTGTCACGATTGCGACCACCAGATTTTTCTTCCCCTTTACCCAACTTGATAAATTGATCAAACTGGCAATCACGCGCAAAACCAGCCAAACTCTCCTCACGGACAATCATAGCACGGAGTTTAGACAAGTCACCCTCAGGCTTTTTAGGATATTTTTTATACAGATATTCTGAAATCAATAACTGTAGAACAGCGTCTCCTAAAAATTCCAAGCGTTCATTGTGTGAAATTTTTAAGAGGCGGTGCTCATTGGCATAACTCGTATGAGTAAAGGCAGTTTCCAGTAAATTTTTGTCTGCAAATTCGATTGCAAAATGGTTTTTAAGTACAGTTTGTAATTCTTTCATACCAACCTCTTTCTAACTGATAACAGTCCTTTTTATTATATCAAAAAAAGCCCCCTGAGTCACTTTAAAATGGGACTGGAGAGGATTTGGGCATTCTTTAAAAAGAGATTTTCAGTTTTAAGGGCCAATTTAGGACTGTGTAAAGAAAAAAGCCCTACTAAAGGCTTTCTTAGGATGTTTACATCCACCCTGAGGGAATCGAACCCCCATCTCAAGAACCGGAATCTTACGTGATATCCATTACACTAAGGGTGGAAACTTGTTTTATTATAACAGAAATTTGCTCTAATAACAAGTTTTTTTCTGGTCTAATAGCCCGTCTTAGTGGGAAGCATCCCCATTCCAGATGGAGTTTTTCACAATCACATAATCAACGTGTTTAAGGTCAGCAACCTGACGTCCACCTGCATAAGAAATAGCACTTTGAAGGTCTTGTTCCATCTCAGTTAAAGTGTCTTGCAGATGACCTTTAGCAGGAAGCAAGATACGTTTTCCTTCCACATTTTTGTAAGCACCCTTTTGATATTGTGAAGCTGAACCGTAATATTCTTTGAACTGTTCACCATCAACTTCAATCGTTTTCCCTGGACTTTCGATGTGTCCTGCAAAGAGGGAACCAATCATGACCATGCTAGCACCGAAGCGGATAGACTTGGCAATATCACCGTGAGTACGAATCCCTCCATCAGCGATAATCGGTTTACGTGCAGCCTTAGCACACCAGCGTAGAGCAGCCAACTGCCAACCACCTGTACCAAAACCAGTCTTAACCTTGGTAATACAAACCTTACCAGGACCGATTCCGACCTTAGTAGCATCCGCACCAGCATTTTCCAATTCACGCACAGCTTCTGGTGTCCCTACATTTCCAGCAATGACAAAGGTATCTGGCAATTCTTTCTTGATGTGTTGAATCATAGAAATCACGCTATCCGCATGACCATGGGCAATGTCAATCGTGATGTACTCAGGAGCATCAGCCTTGAGCTGGCTAACAAAATCATACTCATAGTCTTTAACACCGACAGAGATAGAAGCAATGAGCCCTTGCTCATGCATGCGCTTAATAAAAGGAATGCGTCCTTCCTCATCAAAACGGTGCATAATGTAGAAGTAACCACCTTTAGCCAGTTGCTCTGCTACATTTTCATCCAAAATCGTCTGCATATTAGCTGGCACAACAGGTAGTTTAAAGGTGTGATTTCCTAAAGTGACACTTGTATCCGCTTCTGCACGGCTTTTAATGACACATTTATTTGGAATCAATTGAATATCTTCGTAATCAAAAATTGGAAATTCATTTAACATCTCGATGTCTCGTTTCTTTTGTAATGACCTACCTATGCTTGCGCATCCCTACGCCTTTTTCCGACGTTTCCTTAATTCATTATAAACTAAAGTACAGTTTTTGTCAAATAATTTTATAAATTAAAATATATTGTTCGGTTTTTATTGTGTAAATAACAAAAGAAAGAGGAGAGATTATTCTCTCCCCACTTCTTTAGTAATATTACTTTTAAATATTTCTTCGGAGTTATACATCATTTCACAAAATTCACGATAGGATGAAGAGTCTCTAGGAATTTGGATAGACCATTTCTTCAACAAAGCTCCATAACCTGCTAGCTTTCCTATCTCATTATCAACAACCTTGTCCTTGCTCGGAAAAACAAGACCAGCCTTCTCAGCTTTTAAAATATAAGAATAGGAAATCAGCTGGAATAAGTCCTCACGGTTGATCCCTTTTTCAGTAAACTCTAGTTTTTTATATTTAGCATCTAGAACAATCTTTCGTTCTCTATCATAAAAATCTGGATATACTTTCCGTTTCCCAACAGAAAATACCGAAATACCACCTAGCTTTTCTTTATTCCGTGGATGGATGAAATCTTTTGGCAACAAGGTATGAACATACTCTTCCCAAAGCCAGGCAACATCAAAAAGAATACCATGAATTTTTTGATCTTGATACCCTAAGCCGTGCTTTTCTTGGTTTAGGATCATCAGACAAAGTTCTTGTAACTTTCTGTACTCGTGAAAGTATGCATGACGTATAGGTTTAGATTGATTTCCCCGAATAATCTTAGCACGATCAGCTAGTTTATAAGAGGGCGTTACACGCACGATTTCAGCTACGTTTTCACGACTAGTTGAGAGACTATCAAGAACCCCTTGCCCAATGCTTTTCTGATTCTTAATGTATTCAATAGTATGACGAATCAACTGCATGAAGGGATTATCATAGGTGAACTCTCTCGTTGTGTAGGCAATATTTCCCGTGAAAGGAAGGTTTTTCTTGAGATGGTTTCTTACATCAATCACTCCCTTAACATAACTGTCGTTATGAGAAAATCTCTGGTATTCCTTATAAAGACCTTTTCGAAGAGCAGCTTGTAGATACTTGGGGAATAGATACATCAAAAGTTGATAAAGCCTCTCTTCACGAGACAAAGCTACATCTAAACTAGTGAGATTGATATGGAGAACCTTGTTTAAGAGATAATGCAAAAAATAGTCATTACTCTCATCAGAAAAGCGAGAGGAAATCGTTAATCTTTCCTGACCACACCCCAGAAAACCAATCACATTTCCAGTCTTGATTTTCTGATTAACTATTTCAAAGATTTTTTGGTCCTTCTCTAAGTCAGGAGAATTCTTCAAATCGTTTGGAAAAATAAAGATATTGTCCTCTTTAGAAAGGTTATCCAGTGTTCTATTAAGAAGTGCTTGACTTAGTTTGGGATATTCTGCGACAAAGTCTTCCTTAGCAATTCTATGCTGATTATCAGTTATCCGCATCATTATCACCAGTATCTTGCGGTTCTGTTCGCTCGTTATTTGTCAAATCAAATGCTTTTTTCAAAGTTTCCAGAGTTTCAAATTCCTCATAAGAACCCCGTAAGTAATCTTCCAAAAGCGGTTTAAGGTAATCAGACCAAAGTAATTCATAGTCAAAATCTACATCCTTCAACTTTAGGAAATAACTTGGTCCGATATGGTAATGACTGTTTAATTCCTGAACGTTTTCTATAGAAGTATTCAAATTTCTTAGACGAGTTTTTGCTTCTTCTGCATGGATATTCAGCTCTTTATCCAACATGCCAACTTGACTCTCGGCAGTAACTTCAACAAAGCGGAAGCGACGGCGCATAGCAAAATCAAAGGTATCCACTGAGCGGTCAATATCATTCATAGTTCCGATGATATAGACATTTTCAGGGATATAAAATTTCTCATCAGTCTCATGTAAATTAGCATACTGAGTAGAAACACTCCCCTTTTCACCACGATAACCAGGGTCGATAGAGAAAAAGAGTTCCCCAAAAATTTTAGAAATCTCCCCACGGTTGATTTCATCAATGATGAAGACGAATTTCTTGTCTGTGTCAATCGTTGGAGATACATAATCACATAATCCATAACTTTCTTTCATGTGATCCAAAACAATTTTTTGATAAGTTTCGTACTTTAAATTAGTATCTTCACCCTTGTACAAAAGATACACTTTTTCTTTGGTAGCAACAGGAGAATCAAACTTCACATTCCCTTGACTGTTTAGACTGGCTGGAACAGAACTACGAGGGAAGAAGTATTGTCCTTGCTTTTCATTGATAGCATCCGTTAGCTTAGCCCACGTTTCATCAAAATTATCTTGTCCACCAGTTTTCTGAGCTTCTTTAGCCTTCTTGCAAAACTGCTTAAAAATACCATCTTGTAATTTAAAATCAATAGCTCCATCCCCATTTGATACTGGTCTCAATCCCTCTACAAAATCCGTATAATCATAGGATGGGTGAAATTGTACAAATCCGATTTGGTCTTCGTTGCCATCCGTTAATTCTTTGGCAATTTCTTTAGCAAGATAAGTTTTTCCTGTGCCAGGAGCACCTCGGAGGATTAGGTTTTTGGATTTTCTTAATTTATCTAAATAATCGTTAATATTTTTATTCATAACAACCTTCTCTATATTTTTTCTGTATGTACCATTTAGAATAGATTTATATAAATTGATACGTTCTAAATTTCTATCCCAGTTGATGGTTTGTCTTGCACCTTTTTTACCTTGGTATTCCCATCCACCATCTACTTTCAACCAATTAACACCAATACAATGTTTAAACTCTGTTTTTGTTTCATCAAAGTAATATGTTTTCACACATTGTCCAATACCCAAAATTTTGTTAAATCCTGAGGTAGCTATTATATAATCATTTATTTTTATGTCATGTGCAAACTTCCAAATAAATAAATTTCTCTGCTTTCCTTGCTTCAATTCTTCAGGATTATTGTAATCTAAAATATTAGATAAATTAGAATCAAAATCTATACAAGCTATATTTTCTTCTTTAAATAAAGACCAAACTTTTCCACCTCCTCCTGCAACTATCATCCAATAATTTAATTTTTCTTCCATTTTGTAGCTCCATTTTCATATTATAGGCTAGTTAGTATTTAATATTTCAAACCCCTATTTCACATATAGAATATCACATCTGTATAAAAAAGAAAAGAATTTCTAAAGAAAAAGCCTAGTGTAAAGAGCTTTATTCCCTCATAACACTAGACTTCTTTTTAATCCTAATAATACTCACCCTGACGGTAGTCCCATGAGTTAAAGGTGTCTGACAGGTGCATCATAATCTTATCAATGTCAAGCCCTTTACGGATCACAACTGGGGCTGGTGAAGTTGAACGTGCTCCTCCTTGTTCTGGGATGAGTTTGCCGTCTTTATCGACCATAGACACCATCACACCTTGCTCGTAGCGGGTTTCAATCGTTTTGTCCGGTTGGATGGATGCCACATAGTCGTCTGCTTCAATGACAAGGTCCACTGCTCCTTCGATGCGTTCTCCGATTCCTTCAACCTTACCACGATTTCCTTTTCCAGAAGGATTTGCAGATGAAGCGTATACCATTTTTCCTTCTTCCCAAAGTTTGGCAGCCAATTGTTCACCAGCTTTCCCAAATTTGATAACAAAACAGCTAGTACCACGCACATCAGTCATGAGTTCTTCACGGCCATCACCGTATGCTTTGAGTTTTTCAAAAGCTTCTGGTTTCCAAGGAAGGATACAACCAAGAAGAATATCTTCATCCCAATGTTTTTGGTAGAAGGCTTCAATTTCTGGGTTGAGTTGTGCTAAAGCACGAAGCTCGTCCATGCTACCACAGAGAACAACACCTGGTTTGTTACGGTTACGCTCTTTGGCTGCGAACTTGCGTTCAAGTCCTGCCTTGTCACTGGTCATGATGATGTAGCCAACTTTTGTAGGGCAAACGATACATCCGCCCTCACCTTTTAAAATATCATAGCCTTCTTGTGAAAGTGTTCCGTTCCATTGAATGTGTTTTGTCATAGTTCTATTTCCTTTTCTATTTTTTCTAATCCTGCCAGTAGGCTGGTCGTTGTTTTTCATAAGCAGCAATCAAATCTTCATACTGCAAGGTAATACCGATATCATCCAAACCATTTAAGAGTTTGTGTTTCCATTCGCTATCGATTTCAAAAGTGAATTCTCCAACTGGTGAGATGATTTTTTGTTGTTCCAAGTCCACAGTTACCTGATCACTTGGTTGTAGCTGGGCCAGTTTCTCTCTAACCTCTCTGGGCTGAACAATTGGCAACATGCCATTATTTAGTTCATTATTGTAATGAATATCACCGAAAGACCCTGCAATCACGACCTTAAAACCATAGTCCGCTAGAGCCCAAGCAGCGTGTTCCCTCGAAGACCCTGCCCCAAAGTTATCCCCTGAGATGAGAATACTAGCCTTGCGGTATTCAGGTCGGTTAAAGACAAAGTCTGGATCCTCAGTATACTTGTCATCCAGATAACGCCAAGCATACATGAGGTACTTACCAAAGCCTTTTTTATCAATTAACTTAAGAAACTGCTTGGGAAGGATTTGATCGGTATCGATGTTATCATTCATAAGAGGAACGGTCGTTCCCGTATAAACTGTAAATTTTTCCATATCCTCTCCTTACTGGGCTTCTGGCATGAGCCGAACATCTACGAAGCGCCCTGCAATAGCTGCCGCAGCTGCCATGGCTGGACTGCAGAGATGGGTCTTAGCACCAAAGCCTTGTCTATCTTCAAAGTTACGGTTGCTGGTTGAGGCACAGTGGACACCATCTGGAACCTTGTCAGGATTCATCCCTAGGCACATAGAGCAACCGGGGTCTCTCCACTCAAAGCCAGCATCTAGGAAAACCTTGTCCAAGCCCAACTTCTCAGCAGCTCGTTTGACAGGACGAGAACCTGGAACTACGATAGCCGTTAAGTTAGGAGCAATTTTCTTTCCTTTGACAAATCGAGCCGCTAGCTGCAAGTCACTAAGACGAGCATTAGTACATGAGCCAATAAAGATATAGCCTAGTTCAATATCCGCTGGCTTTTGACCAGGCTCCAAACCCATATAATTGTAGGCTCTCTCATCATTCATGTCCTTAATTTCTGGGAAGCTACTGTCAAAGTCAACCCCCATAGCAGGATTGGTTCCCCAGGTCACCATAGGAGCCAAGTCTGAAACATCCATCTGGATAACCTTATCGTAAACGACATTCTCATCACTGACAAGGGTCTTCCAATCCGCCACAGCCTCTTCGAAAGCTTCTGGAACACATTCCCGGCCCTTGAGATAATCATAGGTGGTTTGATCCGGATTCATGATTCCCATCTTAGATCCAAACTCGATGGACATATTGCAGATGGTCATTCGCTCTTCCATGCTCAGTGCATCAATCGCTTGTCCTCGATATTCCACGACGTAGCCAACGCCGCAAGCAACGCCGTACTTGGCAATCAAGGCTAAAATAAAGTCCTTGGAATAAACTCCCTTTTGAGGAACACCAGTGAATTCCACCAGCATTTTCTTGGGTTTGACCTGCCAGAGGGTCTGTGTCGCAAAGACATGTTCGACCTCACTGGTCCCAATTCCAAAAGCGATTGCTCCGAAAGCTCCGTGAGTTGCCGTATGGCTGTCTCCACAGACGATGAATTTTCCTGGTTGGGTCCGTCCTGTTTCTGGTCCAACCATGTGAACAATTCCCTGCTTTTCAGAACCGTGAGCCGCATGTTCAATCCCAAACTCCTCAACATTTTCAGCTAGCTTATCAATTTGTGCCTTAGAAATCACATCTCGAATATCGTAGATATTGACCGTCGGGACATTGTGGTCAAAGGTTCCAAATGTCAAGTCTGGCCGTCTCAATCTGCGACCTGCGTCTCGTAATCCTTGAAAAGCCTGAGGACTGGTCACCTCGTGGATATAGTGCTGGTCCACATACATGAGTTGGGGCTGCCCCTCTTCTCCTGTGATAACATGACGATCCCATAATTTATCAAAAATCGATTTTCCTGCCATCCATTACCTCCAAATAAAATATAAGGCTACTAGTGTGGTCACCATCCCAAGAAACCAAACTGTTTTAAAATACCATTTTCGAGTCTTGTGATGAAAGATGATTCCTGCTAACCAGGCCCCAAAACCACCACAAGAAAGGGCTAAAATGAGTAAGACTTTCTCTGGGATGCGCCAAGCTCTTCTCCTTGCCTTGGATTTGTCAATGCCATAAATCAAGAAAATCATGACATTCCAAATCAAGAGGACTAGAGTAATTTTTTCGTCTAATTTCATAACCTTGAAATAATAGCTTCCGTCATTTCCTTTGTCGAAGCCTGTCCTCCTAAATCTCTCGTTAAAATTCCAGCTGCCAAACTTGCCTCAACAGCACGCTCGATACGCTCTGCATCCTCATAGCGTCCAAAGCTGTCTCTCAGCATCATGGCAACTGATAAAATCATGGAAATGGGATTGGCAATTCCTTGACCTGCAATATCAGGCGCTGACCCGTGAATGGGCTCATAGAGACTTGGTCCCTTTTCAGAATGACTGGCTGATGGCATGACTCCAAGTGTGCCAGATAGAACGCTTGATTCATCAGATAGAATATCTCCGAAAAGATTCTCCGTCACGATGACATCAAACTTAGCAGGATTGGTAATCATGAGCATGGCAGCTGAGTCCACCAACTGGTGTTCCAAGGTCACATCCGGGAAATCCTGTGCGACCTCCTCAGCTACTTTCCGCCAGAGTTTTGATGTTGCCAACACATTTTGCTTATCGATACTAGTAACGATTTTTCTGCGATTTCTTGCAATCTCAAAGGCCTTGCGAATAATCCGCTCCACTTCCTCATAGCTATAGTCGTTGATATCACGCGCTTTGCGCTCTTCAAGGATATGATCTCCAAAGTAGATTCCGCCAGTCAACTCCCGTACCACGACAAAGTCCACACCAGCAATTCGTTCTGGTTTGAGTGGTGACAAATGCTTGAGACTATCAAAGATTTTTACCGGGCGAATATTGGCATAGAGATTGAGTTCCTTACGGAGAGCCAACAGGCCTTGTTCTGGGCGAACCGCTGCTCCATCATACTGGGGACTCCCGATAGCCGCTAGGAGAATGGCATCTGCTTCTCTACATGCTTTGAGGGTTTCACTAGGTAAGGGATGGCCTGCTGCATCAATACCTGCACCTCCGAAGGGTCTTCTATCAATCTCATAGTCGAAACCTGTTTTTTCAGCTAGAGCTTCCAGAACTTCTAAACCAGCCTCCATGATTTCTGGGCCAATTCCGTCCCCTGCTAGAGCTACTATTTTTTTTGTCATAGCATTCTCCTTTACACACTAGGCATGTCACGATAGGAAACACTGCGTCCCATCTCACCAGCATTCTCTTTTTGAACAAAGGTATTAGCATTGATGTAGGCAATAGCAGATGCTTTCAGTACATCGAAATCAAGCCCTGCTGCATTAAAGATGGTTTCTGTATCTCTGTTTTCAACAGTGACCAAGACCCGAGCTTGGGCATCAATTCCATCTGTCACAGCGTCAATAGTATAGGACACCAAGCGGACGGATTGGTTAAAGAACTTATCGATAGCGTTAAAGATTGCTTCAACGGAACCTTGCCCTGTCGCATTAAATTCGACTTTTTCACCATCCATATTGGCTAGGCTAACGATTGCTTCAATGTCATTGTCTGCATGAGTTTGAAGTTGTAAATCATCAAAGTGGAATCCTTCAGGGTTTTCAACCATAGTTCCAGCCACCAGTGCACGAATATCTGCATCTGTGATTTCTTGTTTCTTGTCGGCCAGTGCCTTGAACTTGGCGAAGAGTGGTTTGATATCCTCTTCTGTAAAGTCTAGGGCCAATTCTCTTAGTTTCTCGATAAAGGCATGGCGACCTGACAATTTACCAAGCGGAAGACTATTACTCTTAACACCAACCAATTCAGGGGTGATAATCTCATAAGTAAGAGGATTTTTAAGAACTCCATCTTGGTGAATACCAGATTCATGAGAAAAGGCATTACCACCAACCACAGCCTTGTTTTTAGGAACTGGAATTCCTGAGAAGCGAGAAACCATTTCTGACGTATTGATGGTCTCATTTAAAACAATACTGGTTTCTGCTTGGTAGTAATCTTGGCGAATATTGAGCGCCACTGCAATTTCTTCAAGAGCAGCATTCCCAGCTCGTTCCCCGATACCATTGATAGTCCCTTCAACACGACCTGCCCCATTCTTGACAGCGGCAAGGCTATTTGCCACTGCCATTCCGAGGTCATCATGACAGTGAGGCGAATAGATAATCTGACGATCTGTCTTGACATTCTCAATCAAGTGTTTGAAGATAGCTCCGTATTCCTCTGGTGTGGTAAATCCAACCGTGTCAGGGATATTGATATAAGACGCCCCTGCATCAACCGCTGTTTGAACAACTTGCAAGAGGAAATCCAACTCTGTTCTAGTTGCATCCTCAGGAGAGAATTCGACCACTTCAAACTTAGAACGGGCGTACGAAACATGCTCCTTAATAGCTTCCAAAATCTCTTCCTTGCTCTTATTGAGCTTATACTTGCGATGAATCGAACTGGTAGCGATAAAGACATGAACCTGTGGATACTTGGCGTCCTTGAGAGCCTCGTAGCAAGCATCGATATCAGACTTGACCGAACGTGCCAAACCAGTCACCGCTGTTTTCTTCAAGACCTTAGCAATCTCCTGCACTGCCGTAAATGAGTCTGGACTAGCCGCTGGAAAACCAGCTTCAATTGCTGAAATGCCCCATTTTTCTAGTTGTCTTGCGATGGCAATTTTTTCCTTGATTGAAAAGTTAACACCTGGTGTCTGTTCTCCATCCCGAAGGCTGGTATCTAGAAATTCAACTGTTCTCATAAGATTTCCCCTTTTCCAAATGTGGTTTTAAAAAAACATCTCGCTTAGAAGTCCAAGCGAGATGTTGATTTACTCCCGCTTGGTAAGCCAAACAGGACTAATGCTTTTTGCACTAGCCCGAGTACCTCAACAACAAAGCAAATTGATTAAACTTAGCTGTTTTCATGTTTGACTTCCTCCTTCGTTTGATATCTTGTTTAGTATTTTAGCATAGCTAAAAACACTTGTCAAGAAAAAATCCAATATTTTCTGAAAATTTCTTCAGTAAAGAATATTTCGCTAATTGAAAGTTCTTGAAAATCCTTGAAATGTTTCATTTTTTAGAGGTTAAGCTCCAACTTTTTTCTATCAATTCCAGGACTTCTTCATCTGATAAAGTATCATCAAGCGCCACACTAATCCAGTAACGTTTGTTCATATGAAAAGCTGGATAAATCCCCTTTTGTGAAAGCAAGTCCTCTACTTGGTCGTGCTTGAGATTGACTGCTTCCACTAATCCTTCTCTCCCCTTTTCCAGCTTATCCCAAGAAATTTTCATCAAAACGGCATACCACTTTTGATTACCTTCATGTCTTAAAACTGCTGTATCAGGCGATTTCTCCCACAGATACTCCAACTGGTTTCCATACTGTTCCTGAACCTGAGTCACGATTCGCTTAGTCTGAGGACAGATAAAATCTTGTGCATCAAAACAGGCCTTCCGAATCTGGTAAAGAATTTCCAAACAAGCCTCACGGACACTTCCTACAAAACTTCCTCTCATACTTTCTATATGGACTTGAGGATAGAGGTCACCAGTCTCCTGGTCAAAGACTTGAAAACTCACATTATCATCAGTGATGGACACAGTCA contains the following coding sequences:
- the rnc gene encoding ribonuclease III, with the translated sequence MKELQTVLKNHFAIEFADKNLLETAFTHTSYANEHRLLKISHNERLEFLGDAVLQLLISEYLYKKYPKKPEGDLSKLRAMIVREESLAGFARDCQFDQFIKLGKGEEKSGGRNRDTILGDAFEAFLGALLLDKDVAKVKEFIYQVMIPKVEAGEFEMITDYKTHLQELLQVNGDVSIRYQVISETGPAHDKVFDVEVLVEGKSIGQGQGRSKKLAEQEAAKNAVEKGLDSCI
- a CDS encoding GMP reductase codes for the protein MLNEFPIFDYEDIQLIPNKCVIKSRAEADTSVTLGNHTFKLPVVPANMQTILDENVAEQLAKGGYFYIMHRFDEEGRIPFIKRMHEQGLIASISVGVKDYEYDFVSQLKADAPEYITIDIAHGHADSVISMIQHIKKELPDTFVIAGNVGTPEAVRELENAGADATKVGIGPGKVCITKVKTGFGTGGWQLAALRWCAKAARKPIIADGGIRTHGDIAKSIRFGASMVMIGSLFAGHIESPGKTIEVDGEQFKEYYGSASQYQKGAYKNVEGKRILLPAKGHLQDTLTEMEQDLQSAISYAGGRQVADLKHVDYVIVKNSIWNGDASH
- a CDS encoding McrC family protein; translation: MMRITDNQHRIAKEDFVAEYPKLSQALLNRTLDNLSKEDNIFIFPNDLKNSPDLEKDQKIFEIVNQKIKTGNVIGFLGCGQERLTISSRFSDESNDYFLHYLLNKVLHINLTSLDVALSREERLYQLLMYLFPKYLQAALRKGLYKEYQRFSHNDSYVKGVIDVRNHLKKNLPFTGNIAYTTREFTYDNPFMQLIRHTIEYIKNQKSIGQGVLDSLSTSRENVAEIVRVTPSYKLADRAKIIRGNQSKPIRHAYFHEYRKLQELCLMILNQEKHGLGYQDQKIHGILFDVAWLWEEYVHTLLPKDFIHPRNKEKLGGISVFSVGKRKVYPDFYDRERKIVLDAKYKKLEFTEKGINREDLFQLISYSYILKAEKAGLVFPSKDKVVDNEIGKLAGYGALLKKWSIQIPRDSSSYREFCEMMYNSEEIFKSNITKEVGRE
- a CDS encoding AAA family ATPase, encoding MEEKLNYWMIVAGGGGKVWSLFKEENIACIDFDSNLSNILDYNNPEELKQGKQRNLFIWKFAHDIKINDYIIATSGFNKILGIGQCVKTYYFDETKTEFKHCIGVNWLKVDGGWEYQGKKGARQTINWDRNLERINLYKSILNGTYRKNIEKVVMNKNINDYLDKLRKSKNLILRGAPGTGKTYLAKEIAKELTDGNEDQIGFVQFHPSYDYTDFVEGLRPVSNGDGAIDFKLQDGIFKQFCKKAKEAQKTGGQDNFDETWAKLTDAINEKQGQYFFPRSSVPASLNSQGNVKFDSPVATKEKVYLLYKGEDTNLKYETYQKIVLDHMKESYGLCDYVSPTIDTDKKFVFIIDEINRGEISKIFGELFFSIDPGYRGEKGSVSTQYANLHETDEKFYIPENVYIIGTMNDIDRSVDTFDFAMRRRFRFVEVTAESQVGMLDKELNIHAEEAKTRLRNLNTSIENVQELNSHYHIGPSYFLKLKDVDFDYELLWSDYLKPLLEDYLRGSYEEFETLETLKKAFDLTNNERTEPQDTGDNDADN
- a CDS encoding L-threonylcarbamoyladenylate synthase, giving the protein MTKHIQWNGTLSQEGYDILKGEGGCIVCPTKVGYIIMTSDKAGLERKFAAKERNRNKPGVVLCGSMDELRALAQLNPEIEAFYQKHWDEDILLGCILPWKPEAFEKLKAYGDGREELMTDVRGTSCFVIKFGKAGEQLAAKLWEEGKMVYASSANPSGKGNRGKVEGIGERIEGAVDLVIEADDYVASIQPDKTIETRYEQGVMVSMVDKDGKLIPEQGGARSTSPAPVVIRKGLDIDKIMMHLSDTFNSWDYRQGEYY
- the leuD gene encoding 3-isopropylmalate dehydratase small subunit → MEKFTVYTGTTVPLMNDNIDTDQILPKQFLKLIDKKGFGKYLMYAWRYLDDKYTEDPDFVFNRPEYRKASILISGDNFGAGSSREHAAWALADYGFKVVIAGSFGDIHYNNELNNGMLPIVQPREVREKLAQLQPSDQVTVDLEQQKIISPVGEFTFEIDSEWKHKLLNGLDDIGITLQYEDLIAAYEKQRPAYWQD
- the leuC gene encoding 3-isopropylmalate dehydratase large subunit; amino-acid sequence: MAGKSIFDKLWDRHVITGEEGQPQLMYVDQHYIHEVTSPQAFQGLRDAGRRLRRPDLTFGTFDHNVPTVNIYDIRDVISKAQIDKLAENVEEFGIEHAAHGSEKQGIVHMVGPETGRTQPGKFIVCGDSHTATHGAFGAIAFGIGTSEVEHVFATQTLWQVKPKKMLVEFTGVPQKGVYSKDFILALIAKYGVACGVGYVVEYRGQAIDALSMEERMTICNMSIEFGSKMGIMNPDQTTYDYLKGRECVPEAFEEAVADWKTLVSDENVVYDKVIQMDVSDLAPMVTWGTNPAMGVDFDSSFPEIKDMNDERAYNYMGLEPGQKPADIELGYIFIGSCTNARLSDLQLAARFVKGKKIAPNLTAIVVPGSRPVKRAAEKLGLDKVFLDAGFEWRDPGCSMCLGMNPDKVPDGVHCASTSNRNFEDRQGFGAKTHLCSPAMAAAAAIAGRFVDVRLMPEAQ
- a CDS encoding DUF1294 domain-containing protein, whose protein sequence is MKLDEKITLVLLIWNVMIFLIYGIDKSKARRRAWRIPEKVLLILALSCGGFGAWLAGIIFHHKTRKWYFKTVWFLGMVTTLVALYFIWR
- the leuB gene encoding 3-isopropylmalate dehydrogenase: MTKKIVALAGDGIGPEIMEAGLEVLEALAEKTGFDYEIDRRPFGGAGIDAAGHPLPSETLKACREADAILLAAIGSPQYDGAAVRPEQGLLALRKELNLYANIRPVKIFDSLKHLSPLKPERIAGVDFVVVRELTGGIYFGDHILEERKARDINDYSYEEVERIIRKAFEIARNRRKIVTSIDKQNVLATSKLWRKVAEEVAQDFPDVTLEHQLVDSAAMLMITNPAKFDVIVTENLFGDILSDESSVLSGTLGVMPSASHSEKGPSLYEPIHGSAPDIAGQGIANPISMILSVAMMLRDSFGRYEDAERIERAVEASLAAGILTRDLGGQASTKEMTEAIISRL